A part of Setaria viridis chromosome 8, Setaria_viridis_v4.0, whole genome shotgun sequence genomic DNA contains:
- the LOC117866517 gene encoding laccase-15, whose protein sequence is MESRSLPRAAATSMELAIAIVFLIYTTARLGDAASVEHTFLVSQVKMTHLCKETLVTVVNGQLPGPAIDVTEGDSVTVHVINKSPSNITIHWHGVKQWLNCWADGVPMITQLPIQPNQNFTYRFNVIGQEGTLWWHAHVPFLRASLHGALIIRPRNGASSYPFPKPDREVPIIIADYWQLDLAQAARRMMHGFVFSFPNASTINGKLGDIFNCSGVPEDNYVLDVVPGKTYLLRIINAALFAEFYLKIAGHKFTVVGADASYVSPYTTDVIAIAPGETVDALVVADAPPGRYYMVALPNQAPLPDQQTPEYTTRGIMQYRNSQSSADGPAGLRSDHGVEEEEDDDGSFGDVPVAPEMPDIHDTFTSYYFHSNLTNLYETMVPQHVDERLYIVLSMGSICKHGQSCWRGDHNETILIATMNNVSFQHPTGKTPLLEAHYYHTGSVDVMQELPDRPPRPFNFTDHALITYGPKEMALEPSHKATVVRRFRYGAVVEMVFQSTTLMQSDSNPMHLHGHNMILLAQGLGNFDAAKDVAKYNLVNPPVRNTILVPNLGWAAIRFVANNPGVWFIHCHFEFHLTMGMAAVFIVEDGPTVDTSLPPPPANFPTYCGHDDNLLSDELCLQTKKM, encoded by the exons ATGGAGAGCCGAAGCCTCCCCAGGGCAGCAGCCACCTCCATGGAGCTAGCTATCGCCATTGTCTTCCTGATCTACACAACCGCACGACTGGGAGATGCGGCATCCGTTGAGCACACGTTCCTG GTGAGCCAGGTGAAGATGACACACTTGTGCAAGGAGACACTGGTCACCGTGGTGAATGGGCAGCTCCCAGGGCCAGCGATAGACGTCACGGAGGGAGACTCGGTGACTGTTCATGTCATCAACAAGTCACCCTCCAACATAACAATCCACTG GCATGGAGTGAAGCAGTGGCTTAACTGTTGGGCTGACGGGGTGCCGATGATTACCCAACTCCCCATCCAGCCAAACCAAAATTTCACCTACCGGTTCAACGTCATCGGGCAGGAAGGCACCCTGTGGTGGCATGCTCACGTCCCCTTCCTCCGGGCATCACTGCATGGCGCCCTCATCATCCGGCCAAGAAATGGGGCGAGCTCATATCCATTTCCAAAGCCAGACAGGGAGGTCCCAATCATAATAG CGGACTATTGGcagctagaccttgcacagGCGGCAAGGAGGATGATGCATGGTTTCGTGTTTTCTTTCCCCAATGCTTCCACGATCAATGGCAAACTTGGAGATATCTTCAATTGCTCTG GTGTGCCGGAAGATAACTACGTATTAGACGTTGTGCCTGGCAAGACCTATCTGCTACGAATAATTAACGCCGCGCTCTTCGCCGAGTTCTACTTGAAGATAGCTGGGCACAAATTCACTGTGGTTGGTGCCGATGCCAGCTACGTCAGCCCATACACCACGGATGTCATTGCCATCGCGCCAGGCGAGACGGTGGATGCCTTGGTTGTTGCTGATGCGCCCCCTGGAAGATACTACATGGTTGCCCTGCCCAATCAGGCTCCATTGCCGGACCAACAGACCCCGGAATACACAACCAGAGGGATCATGCAGTACCGCAACAGTCAAAGCTCTGCCGATGGTCCAGCGGGACTAAGGTCAGATCATggtgtggaagaagaagaagacgacgacggtTCATTCGGTGATGTGCCAGTAGCACCTGAGATGCCTGATATACATGACACATTTACATCTTACTACTTCCACAGCAACCTGACCAACCTCTACGAAACGATGGTTCCTCAGCATGTTGATGAACGATTGTACATCGTGCTCAGCATGGGCTCAATCTGCAAGCATGGCCAGTCCTGCTGGAGGGGTGATCACAATGAGACCATCCTCATCGCAACCATGAACAACGTTTCCTTCCAGCATCCCACGGGGAAGACGCCACTACTAGAAGCACACTACTACCACACTGGAAGTGTGGACGTGATGCAAGAGCTTCCCGATAGACCGCCAAGGCCATTCAACTTCACTGACCATGCGTTAATCACCTATGGACCCAAGGAGATGGCCCTAGAGCCATCGCATAAGGCCACGGTGGTGCGGCGGTTCCGGTATGGCGCCGTGGTGGAGATGGTGTTCCAGAGCACAACACTTATGCAGAGCGACTCCAACCCGATGCATCTACATGGTCACAACATGATCCTGCTTGCACAAGGCCTTGGTAACTTCGACGCTGCGAAAGATGTTGCAAAATACAACTTGGTGAATCCACCAGTGAGGAACACCATTCTCGTCCCAAATCTTGGGTGGGCCGCCATCCGATTTGTTGCAAACAATCCAG GGGTATGGTTCATACATTGCCACTTTGAGTTTCATTTGACCATGGGCATGGCTGCAGTATTCATTGTAGAGGATGGTCCTACAGTGGACACATCTCTCCCTCCACCACCTGCTAATTTTCCAACATATTGTGGTCATGACGACAATCTCCTTTCAGATGAATTGTGCCTCCAGACTAAAAAGATGTAA